One window of the Lytechinus variegatus isolate NC3 chromosome 3, Lvar_3.0, whole genome shotgun sequence genome contains the following:
- the LOC121409996 gene encoding heat shock 70 kDa protein 14-like isoform X2 — MAASIGIYFGGTTACVAIHKDGKTEVVANDAGDRTTPTAVAFRDNEKIVGLAAKQGKMRNPVNTIFQVKHIIGRKFEDEVIQGLKRQSPFKVVESKGLAGFEIELNNKKNIVSSMEVAVHVLRKLKEIAVHQGGKDVKDTVLTCPVEFSDEQREAIRKAAESAGFNVLRLISDPSAAVLAYEIGVTKPHDPCNALVYRLGGSSVSVSLVNITNGLQRVVTSNTSRECAGNDFTQALAESCATDFKRQWRMDITDNKRAMGKLYNACETGKHVLSTINSASISVDSLYEGVDFHSNVSRAKFESIINVPLQRCLQVIQTTLQENGMSAADIHKVIVIGGSTRIPKLQNLLKDRFPESELLSSISPDEVVAIGAAVQAALLSSREGSLSCSPSDLQTPCTAKSIFIKVVDEAGSSLLHPIVPKHSYIPLRQQHYFTVPKDQDSLSLQLVEGEPTSFLDETTKLGKIILRDLVSEEPQEGKVTLDLHLKRDGTLEVTCSESVSGSMDSLVISPSIKNT, encoded by the exons GATGGAAAGACAGAAGTTGTTGCCAATGATGCTGGAGACAGAACAACACCTACTGCAGTTGCTTTCAGGGACAATGAAAAA ATTGTTGGTTTGGCTGCCAAGCAAGGAAAAATGCGTAACCCAGTCAATACTATCTTTCAAGTGAAGCATATCATCGGCAGAAAGTTTGAAGATGAGGTTATCCAAGGCCTGAAGAGACAGTCACCATTCAAGGTTGTAGAGAGCAAGGGACTTGCTGGATTTGAAATTGAACTcaacaacaagaaaaacatTGTTTCTTCTATGGAAGTGGCTGTCCATGTTTTGAGGAAGTTAAAAG aaattgCGGTACACCAGGGAGGGAAAGATGTGAAAGACACAGTACTTACATGTCCAGTTGAATTTTCTGATGAGCAGAGAGAAGCAATCAG gaAAGCTGCTGAATCTGCAGGTTTCAATGTACTGCGTTTGATCAGTGATCCGTCAGCTGCTGTCTTAGCTTATGAAATAGGAGTGACAAAACCACATGATCCATG CAATGCTTTAGTGTACAGGTTAGGAGGGTCATCGGTTAGTGTCTCTTTGGTGAACATTACAAATGGACTTCAAAGGGTTGTAACTTCTAATACAAGTCGAGAGTGTGCTGGTAATGATTTCACACAGGCTTTGGCTGAATCATGTGCTACTGACTTTAAAAG acAATGGCGCATGGATATCACTGATAATAAAAGGGCTATGGGTAAACTCTATAATGCCTGTGAAACGGGTAAACATGTTCTCTCGACAATCAACTCAGCAAGTATATCGGTAGACTCACTCTATGAAGGAGTTGACTTCCATAGTAATGTATCCAg GGCCAAGTTTGAATCCATAATAAATGTACCTCTTCAGAGATGTTTGCAGGTTATTCAAACAACACTCCAAGAAAATGGTATGAGTGCAGCTGATATACATAAG GTTATTGTTATAGGAGGATCAACTCGCATTCCAAAGCTTCAGAATCTTTTGAAAGATAGATTCCCAGAATCAGAACTTCTCTCATCCATTTCACCAGACGAGGTGGTAGCAATCGGTGCTGCAGTACAG GCTGCTTTGTTGTCGAGTAGAGAAGGTAGTTTATCATGTAGTCCATCTGACTTACAAACACCATGTACAGCAAAGTCAATATTCATTAAG GTTGTTGACGAAGCTGGATCATCCCTTCTTCATCCTATCGTGCCCAAACATAGTTACATCCCTCTCAGGCAGCAACATTATTTTACTGTCCCCAAAGACCAAGACTCTTTATCACTTCAACTTGTGGAAGGAGAGCCTACCAGCTTTTTAGATGAAACAACAAAATTAGGAAAA ATAATTCTTAGAGATCTTGTGTCTGAAGAACCACAAGAAGGCAAGGTCACTTTAGATCTTCATTTGAAAAG gGATGGAACTCTTGAAGTCACATGTAGTGAGAGCGTTTCAGGAAGCATGGATAGCCTTGTGATATCACCTTCTATCAAGAACACTTAA
- the LOC121409996 gene encoding heat shock 70 kDa protein 14-like isoform X1 translates to MAIGLVATVSGPILATASMPLGKRDGKTEVVANDAGDRTTPTAVAFRDNEKIVGLAAKQGKMRNPVNTIFQVKHIIGRKFEDEVIQGLKRQSPFKVVESKGLAGFEIELNNKKNIVSSMEVAVHVLRKLKEIAVHQGGKDVKDTVLTCPVEFSDEQREAIRKAAESAGFNVLRLISDPSAAVLAYEIGVTKPHDPCNALVYRLGGSSVSVSLVNITNGLQRVVTSNTSRECAGNDFTQALAESCATDFKRQWRMDITDNKRAMGKLYNACETGKHVLSTINSASISVDSLYEGVDFHSNVSRAKFESIINVPLQRCLQVIQTTLQENGMSAADIHKVIVIGGSTRIPKLQNLLKDRFPESELLSSISPDEVVAIGAAVQAALLSSREGSLSCSPSDLQTPCTAKSIFIKVVDEAGSSLLHPIVPKHSYIPLRQQHYFTVPKDQDSLSLQLVEGEPTSFLDETTKLGKIILRDLVSEEPQEGKVTLDLHLKRDGTLEVTCSESVSGSMDSLVISPSIKNT, encoded by the exons ATGGCCATAGGACTTGTAGCGACAGTGTCTGGCCCAATACTAGCTACAGCGTCTATGCCTCTGGGGAAGAGG GATGGAAAGACAGAAGTTGTTGCCAATGATGCTGGAGACAGAACAACACCTACTGCAGTTGCTTTCAGGGACAATGAAAAA ATTGTTGGTTTGGCTGCCAAGCAAGGAAAAATGCGTAACCCAGTCAATACTATCTTTCAAGTGAAGCATATCATCGGCAGAAAGTTTGAAGATGAGGTTATCCAAGGCCTGAAGAGACAGTCACCATTCAAGGTTGTAGAGAGCAAGGGACTTGCTGGATTTGAAATTGAACTcaacaacaagaaaaacatTGTTTCTTCTATGGAAGTGGCTGTCCATGTTTTGAGGAAGTTAAAAG aaattgCGGTACACCAGGGAGGGAAAGATGTGAAAGACACAGTACTTACATGTCCAGTTGAATTTTCTGATGAGCAGAGAGAAGCAATCAG gaAAGCTGCTGAATCTGCAGGTTTCAATGTACTGCGTTTGATCAGTGATCCGTCAGCTGCTGTCTTAGCTTATGAAATAGGAGTGACAAAACCACATGATCCATG CAATGCTTTAGTGTACAGGTTAGGAGGGTCATCGGTTAGTGTCTCTTTGGTGAACATTACAAATGGACTTCAAAGGGTTGTAACTTCTAATACAAGTCGAGAGTGTGCTGGTAATGATTTCACACAGGCTTTGGCTGAATCATGTGCTACTGACTTTAAAAG acAATGGCGCATGGATATCACTGATAATAAAAGGGCTATGGGTAAACTCTATAATGCCTGTGAAACGGGTAAACATGTTCTCTCGACAATCAACTCAGCAAGTATATCGGTAGACTCACTCTATGAAGGAGTTGACTTCCATAGTAATGTATCCAg GGCCAAGTTTGAATCCATAATAAATGTACCTCTTCAGAGATGTTTGCAGGTTATTCAAACAACACTCCAAGAAAATGGTATGAGTGCAGCTGATATACATAAG GTTATTGTTATAGGAGGATCAACTCGCATTCCAAAGCTTCAGAATCTTTTGAAAGATAGATTCCCAGAATCAGAACTTCTCTCATCCATTTCACCAGACGAGGTGGTAGCAATCGGTGCTGCAGTACAG GCTGCTTTGTTGTCGAGTAGAGAAGGTAGTTTATCATGTAGTCCATCTGACTTACAAACACCATGTACAGCAAAGTCAATATTCATTAAG GTTGTTGACGAAGCTGGATCATCCCTTCTTCATCCTATCGTGCCCAAACATAGTTACATCCCTCTCAGGCAGCAACATTATTTTACTGTCCCCAAAGACCAAGACTCTTTATCACTTCAACTTGTGGAAGGAGAGCCTACCAGCTTTTTAGATGAAACAACAAAATTAGGAAAA ATAATTCTTAGAGATCTTGTGTCTGAAGAACCACAAGAAGGCAAGGTCACTTTAGATCTTCATTTGAAAAG gGATGGAACTCTTGAAGTCACATGTAGTGAGAGCGTTTCAGGAAGCATGGATAGCCTTGTGATATCACCTTCTATCAAGAACACTTAA